A genomic region of Bombus fervidus isolate BK054 chromosome 17, iyBomFerv1, whole genome shotgun sequence contains the following coding sequences:
- the Rps17 gene encoding ribosomal protein S17: MSRVRTKTVKKAAKLIIEKYYTRLTMDFHTNKRICEEIAIIPSKSLRNKIAGFVTHLMKRLRHSQVRGISIKLQEEERERRDNYVPEVSALEHDIIEVDPETKEMLQMLGFNNIPGLQLTQSQLPPYSRRS, from the exons ATG AGTCGTGTCAGGACAAAGACGGTCAAAAAGGCCGCGAAGCTGATcatcgagaaatattatactCGATTGACCATGGACTTTCATACAAATAAAAGGATATGCGAAGAAATTGCTATTATCCCCAGTAAATCTTTGCGAAACAAAATCGCTGG ATTTGTCACGCACTTGATGAAGCGTCTGAGACACAGTCAAGTACGTGGCATTTCCATCAAACTccaagaagaagagagagaacgtAGGGACAACTATGTTCCTGAGGTATCTGCTTTGGAGCACGATATTATCGAGGTAGATCCAGAAACCAAGGAAATGTTACAAATGCTTGGATTTAACAACATTCCAGGACTTCAACTCACACAATCCCAACTACCACCATATAGCAGACGttcttaa
- the LOC139996289 gene encoding ubiquitin carboxyl-terminal hydrolase 3, which translates to MECPHLAQSVQFGGNDVEANCTKDLPFVCAVCGTEKSTWLCLYCGAIHCGRYVAGHALQHHEENNQHCVCIDCENLAVFCYMCDEYVINDTTSGQIEKIRRVTFRKDEHKENEENWNTSPSTTPSSRRENSDDNDADALWKAEVVVRNLRPRTARKRLHSLDGTSGDNRPATKRRSSKITKEKKVVGLRNLGNTCFMNVVLQSFNNISHFCEYLTQMPCLEGIPFDEPPTHRGRIVTPGRAKEFMSDALLAEELRKVLLGLNLGGSNGQAISPECLFLVIWKVVPRFRGYQQQDAHEFLTYMLDRLHTELLQLLPRLGHEPLGLRGKQSIVTAVFGGTLLSVVHCMNCRTDSKTHEPFQDLSLDIPDRLQRRTKEQEEVCSLTYSLTRFFKVEELADSELYFCDNCMGKQRSTKRFWIHRLPNVLCLHIKRFRWCNSYRSKVDTQVDFPMKSLDMSAFTVRGVSGTKLGASNSHLYDLAAVIVHHGSGAGTGHYTAFAVHDGQWFHFNDSSVRPATTDAVAKCKPYILFYVRKEFSIPPPL; encoded by the exons ATGGAGTGTCCACATCTTGCTCAAAGCGTCCAATTCGGCGGTAACGACGTAGAAGCGAATTGTACGAAGGATCTACCGTTCGTCTGTGCAG TATGTGGCACTGAGAAAAGTACGTGGCTCTGTTTGTACTGTGGAGCCATTCACTGTGGACGATACGTGGCAGGCCATGCATTACAGCAtcacgaagaaaataatcagCACTGTGTTTGTATCGACTGTGAGAACCTGGCAGTATTCTG TTACATGTGTGACGAGTATGTAATTAACGACACGACGAGCGGCCAAATTGAGAAGATACGTCGCGTCACATTTCGCAAAGATGAGCACAAGGAGAATGAAGAGAATTGGAACACGTCGCCGTCTACGACGCCGTCCTCGAGGAGAGAGAACAGTGACGATAACGACGCGGACGCCCTGTGGAAAGCGGAAGTGGTCGTAAGGAATCTCCGACCGAGAACAGCGCGGAAGAGGCTACACTCGTTGGACGGCACAAGCGGGGACAATCGGCCGGCGACCAAGCGTAGGAGCTCCAAGATAACCAAAGAGAAGAAGGTCGTCGGCCTGAGAAATCTCGGCAACACCTGTTTTATGAATGTTGTGTTACAATCATTCAACAACATCAGCCATTTTTGCGAGTATCTCACGCAGATGCCATGCCTAGAGGGCATACCATTCGACGAGCCGCCCACACATAGAGGGCGAATCGTCACGCCCGGTCGAGCAAAAGAGTTTATGAGTGACGCCTTACTCGCGGAAGAGCTCAGGAAGGTACTCCTTGGTTTGAATCTTGGTGGCTCAAACGGTCAAGCCATTTCGCCCGAATGCCTTTTCCTTGTCATCTGGAAAGTCGTACCAAGATTTCGAGGCTACCAACAACAAGACGCTCATGAATTTCTTACCTACATGTTGGACAGACTGCACACCGAGCTCTTGCAATTGTTGCCCAGACTGGGACACGAACCTCTCGGTCTGCGCGGCAAGCAGAGCATCGTCACAGCCGTGTTTGGAGGCACCCTTCTTAGCGTG GTCCACTGCATGAACTGCCGTACAGATTCCAAGACGCACGAGCCCTTTCAGGATCTTTCACTGGATATACCGGATAGATTGCAGAGACGAACGAAAGAACAGGAAGAAGTATGCAGTCTCACGTACAGCTTAACGAGATTCTTCAAAGTCGAAGAGCTGGCTGATAGCGAACTATACTTTTGTGACAACTGCATGGGGAAACAGAGATCCACCAAGAGGTTCTGGATACACAGGCTGCCTAAT gtgTTGTGCCTTCACATTAAAAGATTTAGGTGGTGCAATTCCTATCGCTCGAAGGTAGACACACAGGTGgattttccaatgaaatcACTTGATATGTCTGCATTTACGGTGCGTGGCGTGAGTGGGACGAAATTGGGCGCTTCGAATAGTCACCTGTATGACTTAGCTGCCGTTATTGTACACCACGGTTCAGG TGCTGGAACTGGACATTATACTGCCTTCGCTGTTCACGACGGACAATGGTTTCACTTTAACGATAGCTCTGTACGACCAGCAACCACGGACGCAGTCGCCAAGTGTAAACCCTATATTCTGTTTTACGTGCGGAAAGAATTTTCCATTCCACCTCCCTTGTGA